The Passer domesticus isolate bPasDom1 chromosome 15, bPasDom1.hap1, whole genome shotgun sequence nucleotide sequence GCTTTCAGTGCTTTTGTAATagtttttttctcctccctgtTATTTTTGGACTGAGCTTTAGAAGTGGATTATAGcccagcagaggggaagggggCTGAACTCTCAGGTACCTCTTGCCCTCCTTGgggcctggcaggagcagcagggtggatgtgttctggggtttggggtgtttgtGACACTGAGGCCAGGGAAGTGACTCTTTCCAAGAAGTGTCACTGACTCTGAGAGGGACTGGGTGAACCAGTGGGGCAGGGGAGtgtggctgccactgccactgagCAACGTAGCACAAggacatccctgcagccctccacTCTCTCCTTTACAGAGCAGGCTGCAAGGCCAGGCCTGTGGGCAGAACCTGGGGCACAAGCTGTTCATCCATGGCATGCTGCTGGTCCCCAGATGGGGAGGAGGGAGCTCCAGGACCATTTTCCTGTGTGTCCTCCATGACCAGCAGCCTTCTTCCCTTGGGACAGGCTCCATGCAGTGCTCACCTTGAAGGACCCTTGCATGGGGCCACAACCTCTCAGCTGGGCTGGTCTGAGCCCAGTCACCACAGACTGGGAGGGCTGGAGGTCACAGAGCTTCCCCTGTCCCACTGCTGGGTTGGTGATTTAGGAGCACATTTGTACCCTGACCCCATGACCTGGTTGGGCTCACCACAGCTGCTCACCACTGTGCCCTGGGTTTGTGCCTCTGAAACCAAGGATTCAGTTGTGCAGGGGAAGGTTTGAAATTCCCAGGTCTCATTCCAGTTTGTGTTCAGGTGACGAGGCTGATTGATTTGATGTGCAAAGCACTGCcagacaaataaataaaaaagaacaggCACAATTTTCTAACAAGTAATGTCATTTAATGAATGATACACTCTAGAAAATAGAAACTACCCAGATGCTGGTTGGTTGGTCTGTTTGGGGCTGGGAGAAGGCCCTTGCTTGGACATACAATGCCTTCGTGGGATTCTTTTGTCAGCATTTGTAGTTGCTGGAAACAAGGAAACGTCCATAGATTGAAAGAGACACCAAAGGAGCAATTGTTTTCTAAAACGTGGGAAGAGTGCAGGATGCCATCCCACTCTGTGTCACTAGGCAAGTGGCATGAGGGCTCAGAGCTCACCAACACCTTCACAGACAATCCATGCCTCAAGGGGACCGACGGGACCTAGCACAGTCCAGTCTCTAAAGTCACCCAGAGCTGGCACTCTGCACAgcaccctgggctctgctgctacTGCACTGTGCTCTGCGTTCCTTTCTGCACGTGTTGTGTCTCTTCCCTCAGTGTCTGGCTGCTAATTCCAGGGAATATGCTTTTCAGGATGTCACAGTAGACCATGTAGAGCTCTGGGTCTATTTTGGGCTCGGGCAGGGAGCGGGAGTTGCAGGCCTGCTCGGTGGCTGGGTGCTGTGGCCAGTAGACATCGCTGAAGAGGGCGGTGAGGATCTTGTGGGCAGCCTTGTAAGGGTCATCCTcaaactgcaccatggcctTGAGCTCCGTCAGGGTGTAGCCGTTGTACCTCTTGCTGTCCTCGGCCAGGGGCTGCACCGTCTCACCTATGTGCCTCACCTTCCACTTCAGGCATTTCAGGTCTTCCTTTACAACCTCTAGCTCTTTCTCCATGGCTTGGAATTCCTGTGTGGTTACAAATCTCCTGCCAAGGAAAGAAGTGGCAGAGACAGGGTGGAGTTCAGAGGCTCAGAGGAGTGGGATGAGCCCAGCTTGCCTGGGGTGAGAGCAgacaggggaggtttgggggggaCATCCTGGCCATGCCACTGAGCACcatcccctgctctgctctgctctgtgaggctccaggggacagcagagcttCTCCCTGCTGCTACAAGGGAAAGTTGTGCTGCCTTGTTTGGAAGGAAAGGAGGCACCTGAAAACTGTgccctgctggaggagctgagggTGCCGACCTGGCCCAGGTCTGTCAGGAGCTCTGGAGAGCTAAATGGGTATAGGAAATAGGGCATTCTGCTTCCTGGGTGACAGGGTTTAGTGGAAGCACAGGGTGGGTTACTGGAAAGCAAACACTGGGAACATCTGAATCATAAAAgatatttaacttttttttatgGCGGGGGGCTCTGACTGATTCTGTACCAACATGGGCCGTTTGAGGAGTTAGACACCTGTGTGCTCTGGATACATACCTCTCATGATCAGGATCTTCCAGATCTGATTCAAACCCCTTTCCTGTATTCTTTAATTCAGTTTTAGAATAGCCAGGAGCCTGGGAACTCTCTTCAGGAGTCGCTGTTGCTGGAGGCCTTGTGCTTGTCCTGGTTGGGGTCAGTGTGTGATCGGAAGCTGAAGCTCGTACGTTTTGTGCTGAGTGAGGACAGAAGGTGGAGAAGGAAGCTGCATTGATCCCTGGGCTGACTGGAGAGCAGTCAGAGTATTGCTGTGGCTTGGCTGAGCTGGGTGTTAGACTGAGCCTGAGGCTGGCTGGGCAAGATGCTGGAATAGTCCTTGCTCCGAGTGGGCTGGAACACGATATTGCTAAATTTGTATCTCTTTGCTCAAGTGGTTGAGGGTTTAGTGATTCCCCCGGGGCCAATCTAGTGATGGAGGTGATGTCCAGCAGGGTTTGATCCTGAACCATGGAGATCTGGCTGGTTGGTTCTGATGAAAGTGAAGAGCTGCTTGATGTGTCGCTGGAAGAGCTTGACGTAGCGAATGGGGGGATTTTCTGAGCATTATGGTCACTCCTGTTCTTCTGCGGGCTAGTGACACTTAGAGCTGGGTGTTGTGAAGCCCTGAAGAAAGACAAACACACACTTTTTCCTCTGGACTGGGCTAAAGGCTTATAAGAAAATTTCAGGCCTTTTTTGGGACAATTTTAAGCCTGTTTCCCACAACTTCATCTCCCCACAGGCTGGTTTGCCTCTTGTGTCTGTATAAAACCCTCTGCTTCTCATGATCAATAGAAAAGCATTTGAGAATAAGGCACATGAACTCAGGaccagctcctccctgctgctgacTGAGCACATGTCAGCTGTCCTCAGTGTGAGAACCACTGGGACATCCACGTTCTCCTTCCCAAAAGTCACACAGCTCTGTGAGAACCAAGGGTTTGGTGCTGGGGAAGGACAGGAGGGGATGAAAGCTGCTGGCATAATGGCTGTGAGGACACCAAaacctggctgcagctggccacagcacctctccctgcccatcctgccttccttccctggGCCCTCGTGCTTCAGTCTCCTGGGAGCACTGCCTGGGAACCCAGGGAACTAGAGGATGGCTAAATTTTTCTTAGTTTGCCAATCCTGATGGCAAGAGAGGAAGATGTTCCACCCCTGTGTCCTGGAACTGTCCTGACAGGTAGGGAATGCAGCTAGAAATGCTTTGACCTTGAAGGGGAACACAAAGACAACTGCTGTGCAGATCATGGTGCAGGATTTCTAACAGCCAAAGGACATGACGAGCTTTTGTAGTGATGCCAGGGACCAACTGAGTCTTTTTGTGCATCTGGTAAATCCTTGTGATGGAAGACAGCTGCAAATCCTGGTCTGGATGGGATGTGTGAGATCTGTGCATGAGGTCCTGTCCTGTCAGCATCAGCGACCTGAATTAGCTACACAGTCACTTCTCCTCCCTGAACTTTTCTCAGTGTTGGATGCAATTAAACACCAAACATTTAAGGTTCTAAAGAGCATGTCTCACACCTCTGGGCTTCAATAGGGTTAATTTGCTAAATCACAGCTTAATTATCAGGTCTAAATCAAATTTAAAGGTTTTATAATTGGAAATGCGGACAGTTACAGAGCTACTGCATAAAAGCAGAGCCTAAAAGGAATCATAAAATGGGTTATATAAAGGGCAGGAGAGAAAACAAGCTCACACGTGTCCCAGGGAGCACCTGGGAGAGCCTTGCCTTCTTAACCTGGCTGAACAGGACTGGAAGGCCAGAATTGCCAACTGGGCATGAGGAAAAGCTTTTTCACCCTGAGGGTGTTCAAACAGCGGGGTAGGGGCCAGGGGAGGGATTGGGATCTCCCTCCTTGGACATGTTCAAATCTAACTGGACAAGGAATGAAGCAGCCTGATCCAGCCTGGACATTCTGGGAGCACAGGACTGGACCAGAGCCCTCCAGGGTCCCTGTCCACACTCTGCTATTCTGTGCTTCTGCCTaactatgaaaataatttattcctcccccttccccttccttctCTCACTTTTCTCCCCTCTGAGTCCCACCTCACCATCCTTCTCTTCCACTGGAACCTCTAGGCTGTCCCTGTTCCCACTGACTTTATGGTGCCTGCTGCAGGAGAGTCCCTGATaaataaaagggtttttttacagaaaaaccAGTTATTTGGCTCAGAGGGATTGCTGCCCCTTCCTTGCATGTCAGAGTCAGTAGCTCAGGCTTTGGACTGTGGGAGACAAGAGACAACTCCACTTTAaggcaataaaaacaaaaatgcattttggcTGTTAAAATGACATGTATTTATCCTAAAATATCTCACCATGTCAAACTATCTGAACTGAACTGAGAACAATCCCTACCTCCACTCTAGGGGGGAGCAGGATATGCACAGTAAGTGAAAGGCTATTTGGGTGCACATAGAGTCTGAAAGACTTCATTTCACATGTTTAGCAGTGTGGGACAGGGTTGGTTTTGAGGGGGGTggtttggggagttttttgCATAAATCCAGGATTAGCTGTAGGAGATGAAGCATTTATTGAAAGATGCAATTTAAAAGAGTGACAGAAAGCACGTTTCATAACTaatcccactgaaatttatataAGAAACCTTTCAATTCACCTGTGCACTGGAGGAAACAAAAAATGTATTATAAACTGTCAGCTTATTTtgcttccctttccctccccttAGTTTTCACGAGCTGCCATGCTCCACACAGGACTGCATTTACTTTTATCATCCTCCTTATCTCGGAAGCAGAAAAACTGGTAGCTCAAGAAGCAACGTTAAAGCAAAATGTCAGTCTGGATGTTAGCAGAGGTAAATGAGGACAGAACTGAGACCTTCAGCTTTGGAATTTCCTAGTGGGCAAGGCTTTGCCTGAAGACAGGAGTGAGATTCCCACTGCCGTCAGCGCGGCGAGGCTGGATCTTCGACCCGTAACCATGGTGCTTTAGCAGAGGGGATTTTTCCCCaccacatttttttaatgtggtgaATCACTACGAACTGAATAAATTACAGGAAGAATCGCAAGACCTGGAGTTGGAATCAATGCTAACATGAAATAGGCAGCTGATTGCAGCTGTCAGGTACCTCCACAAGGAGAAACCTTGGCTCAACTTTGAGCGACACTTCAAATGCGTCAAGCCCTTGTTGTCTGCCGcctcccagcctgtgctgctcagcaTATAAAGCATGTTCCCCGTTGTCACAGTGACCTTGGCTGCCGTCTGTGCCTTGCCCtctccagctgagctggtgCTACAGACTTTTTTGGAGACATTTGAAAGTTGCCTGCACATCCAGCATCACTTCGCTTCCATGGCACTCAtgactgagggaaaaaaaaaaccaacccagtGGAtattctttggttttttttttttttttatgaattgTTTCCACCGTGTTTTAAACCTAGAGTTCTTCTGATGAACTTGTCTGAATAGGAACAAATTACACTATGCTTTAGAGTGAAGCACTGGTTGCATAAATCTCACTGTAGACAGCCAGGGTGGGAGGATGGTAAAAGAGCTGTAGGATGGACCCAGGGGAAATGCCTACAGGGTGATGACATGagaataaaactatttttttcaagGCCTCCTCTTTGTCAGGTGACCCATCTGAAATGCCCACGCTGCCAAAACAGTGACATATTATTTCTTTAACACTGAATTAATTTTGAATAATCTCTCAGTTTCCTACAAGAGAAGCTGGTGTCCTGAACTCTGGGTTTATCTGCCTCAAATAACACCAAGGCTTTCAGCCACAGACAGGAAGATTTTGCTGtttcctgctcagctcctcctctTCTGGGCTATTTATCTGTTCTTTGGCTCTGCCACCACACCTGTCCCTCCTTGTCCTTTGTGATATTTCTCCTGCCTCTCTCTTGCCCATTTGACATTCACCATCTGCACCTCTCCCACCTGCCCCGTGGGATCCAGGCTCCTCGTGTTAATGCCTCACAGTGGGACAACTCTGGAGGACAGGGTGGAAGTGGCATGGACATACAGATGTCTGAAATCAAGGACTATTGCTGGCTGGAGCCTAATAACAGTGAGCATTTTTTGCTAATGAGTAACTGTGCAACACCAACAAAAATATCCTGATGTGAAACTTCTCCTTCTATATTTTTGTGCAGGGGCTATACACAGCTGGAGCATTGAgatctcccagccctgcacttctgaaagaaaaagttgAGACCTCCAAGGTCAAAAATGACAGCAAATAGACTTTAAAAGTGCCTGGAAATGCTAAATTTGGTATGTCCGGGGGTATCAGATGTATAGGGCCAGTGCCATATGTTTGCACAGGAAGGCAGCTTGAGGAGAGCAGAGGATGCCAAGTTATAGTTAGAGCTCCCTGGTGCTGCTCTCAGCTCAGGTAAGTTTAAACCCTGTTAAAGGGgtttaaaggaaataaaataattttctttttaaccctgttaaaagaaaattatagtTCAGTGACGGACATTTAATAGTTTAATACAGAATTATCAAGATTGAATAACTGCATTGTCCTGAGTCTACTATGGATTCAAGCTTCTGATGGAATTTATAATTTAGGGCCACTTCTCAAAACGGAGAGCTCAGTCTTGCCAAGAGAGGCACCTGATATCCTGCCCTGGCATAAGGCCCTTTGTGCTACCTGTGCTCCCACAGTGCTGTTGGGCTGCTCAAAAACCTTTAACATTCTCTCTTCCAAAATCACCTGGCCAGGTAGTGTTTGTCTTCCACACTCGCTCAGCCTTGTTCTCCTCTTTACAGCTTTTGCTCTTTCACTCCTCAGGGACACTCCCCCAGATCCTTTCCTCTCAACAAGGACAGATGCCCTGTCTTGTCTTGCTGGGAGGACAGAAAGATTCACGACGCCCGAGGATGAGCCAGTACTCCTCATCTGCGCTGGCTTCAGGCTGGAACCTCCTCAGAGCACTCTGGGTGCTGGCAGGTCCTGCAGGGAACGAGGTGCTGgctgaggagagcagcaggaataaCTGCAGCCGGTGCCTCCTGGTGTCCTGCTGGCATGGGATACCCCTGTGGGAAGTGTCCAAGTGTCCATGGAGAGCTCCTGGTGACCTGCCGGcatttcctctgctgctggcactggctgctgggTTGGTCTGTTCCAGTGATGTGTCCCCTTCTTCCACACCCCCTTGGGGTCAGTGTGACCTTGGTGGCTGCTCTGCCTTTAGCCAAGCCCTTCTCTTGCCGTTCTCAATCCTCTGCTGGCCACGGGCCCCTGGAATGGGGAATGTGACCAGGACTGGGAGTGTGGGACCTTGGAACCAGCATCAAGGAGGATCCTGGAGTCAGGCCCAGGCCAGTTATGGCTTGGTGCACTTGCTTGAGAAGGAGAGGTTCATCTGAGCATTGTGAGGCTTTGTGCCACCCCAAGCAGCAGTAACTAATGGTTTTTCCTCCCTAATAAGCATGGATAATGAGCATTTTGCAGCTTCTATTGGATTTGTAAGTAAACTGTGAACTGAGAGCAGAACTTCTCTCCTGTCACTTCATTAATATTGATCTGATTTCATTACAGAAGGTAACGGATGTGAGGCTGAGCCTGATGGAATATTGAGGGATGGCCACTGTTCTTTAACCTGACTGTGGGCTTCTCATTTGGGGTTTGCTTTCCCAGTGCTGTCAGCACTCTGTGGGGTGAGCTCTGGGTCctttaaaatggaaattcttGGGACAGGATTGGCCATAGGAACAGCAAAGCCTGTTCCTTGGAGCACCTATTGCCAAGACTTGTTATTGAAACAAAGACCTCTGGACAGGcttcattaataaaataaacacatttgAGCACCTGCCAGGAGCTTGGCAGGTGAGGAACTTTCTCAGGAAACGTGACCCAGATCAATTTTTTACCAATAGACAATTTCAGGCCTGTGAGAATGAAGGACATGGATCTGCCTGTGGAGAGATCCATTACTGACATGACATTTTCAAGGAGCAGGAGTTAGCAAGTGAGCTGATGGCAAACagagctggagagcagtgccagcactatcatgcctgtggggacaccacCTGCAGTGACATGGGACTGGAGAGCTGTTCCAGCAGGtctggggagggagcaggaccCTCAGGGGTGGGGGGTACAGACACCAAGCTTCCATGAGTATGTGGCTGAGATGTGCATCTCAGCAAGACAGAGGCAGCAAAATGCCATGAGGTTTCCAAATTTTAATAGCGCAGAGCCAGCAAGTCACTCTCCCAAGGCTCCCTCCTGCTGAATGAAGGATCACTGGCTTTCTTTCCAAGGAAATAGATGCATGAAACTGCACACATCTTTCCTGGAGAGTAAAGAAAAAGTATAGTattcagagcagggcaggagccatgCTCCAACATTGCTCTGTACATTGAACCACTGATTCCCAATAGCTTAAAGCAAGAGCTTTTGCAAACACTGAATAAAAGCACAGCAATTTCCAGAGAAAGTGCAAGAAATGGCATTAATTATACTAACGTTATTGTCTACCAAAGCTGCTTTCAATCATTTTTATATTCAACAGCATGCATCATCATGAATTGGTGATAAAGATAGATGAAAAAAGGTAGTGATAATGAAAGTTATACAGGTGTAAATTAGAGCATATTTTTAAACTACTATGAAGTCACAGCTTCTTGAGATAACACAAAATTATAGGATATGTGCACATCCTAAATGGAATGCTGGAGAGTTCTGCACTGTTCTTATGCTGGTTGGTTATTTCTTGGGC carries:
- the GSG1L gene encoding germ cell-specific gene 1-like protein isoform X1 codes for the protein MKTNRRCRALLAVSLNLMALLFSTTAFITTHWCEGTQRVPKPSCGKEKKTNCLNYGGNETANETNQNVVHYSWETGDDRFLFRYFHTGIWYSCEENINAAGEKCRSFIDLAPASEKGVLWLSVVSEVLYIMLLVVGFSLMCLELFHSSSVIDGLKLNAFAAVFTVLSGLLGMVAHMMYTQVFQVTVSLGPEDWRPHSWDYGWSFCLAWGSFTCCMAASVTTLNSYTKTVIEFRHKRKIFEQGFREEQNFLDQEAIKYFRERASQHPALSVTSPQKNRSDHNAQKIPPFATSSSSSDTSSSSSLSSEPTSQISMVQDQTLLDITSITRLAPGESLNPQPLEQRDTNLAISCSSPLGARTIPASCPASLRLSLTPSSAKPQQYSDCSPVSPGINAASFSTFCPHSAQNVRASASDHTLTPTRTSTRPPATATPEESSQAPGYSKTELKNTGKGFESDLEDPDHERRFVTTQEFQAMEKELEVVKEDLKCLKWKVRHIGETVQPLAEDSKRYNGYTLTELKAMVQFEDDPYKAAHKILTALFSDVYWPQHPATEQACNSRSLPEPKIDPELYMVYCDILKSIFPGISSQTLREETQHVQKGTQSTVQ